One window from the genome of Cryptomeria japonica chromosome 6, Sugi_1.0, whole genome shotgun sequence encodes:
- the LOC131067940 gene encoding (R,S)-reticuline 7-O-methyltransferase-like, giving the protein MSCDTRAVMSSVVKIYEEGFKKINSLVDVGGGLGSALSIIVDNHKHIRGINFDLPYVIASALPLAGVQHVSGNMFEHIPSADAIFIKWVLHDWSDDDCVRVLRRCYEAIPENGKVIIVDALIVEGKRDEDNKENLQRGVGLAFDMEMMLFSTGGKERTEMEFKQILIKAGFKSYTIFKLPSIQNIIEASKF; this is encoded by the exons ATGTCCTGTGACACTCGTGCTGTCATGTCTAGTGTTGTCAAGATTTATGAGGAGGGATTTAAGAAGATAAATTCTTTGGTTGATGTTGGGGGAGGTCTCGGCTCTGCCTTGTCCATTATTGTCGACAATCACAAACACATTAGAGGAATTAATTTCGACTTGCCTTATGTCATTGCTTCTGCACTTCCTCTCGCTG GAGTACAACATGTGAGTGGCAATATGTTTGAACACATTCCATCAGCTGATGCAATCTTTATCAAG TGGGTTTTGCATGATTGGAGCGATGATGATTGTGTAAGAGTGTTGAGACGGTGCTATGAGGCTATACCAGAAAATGGAAAAGTTATAATTGTTGATGCTCTTATTGTTGAAGGAAAAAGAGATGAAGATAACAAAGAAAATCTTCAAAGGGGAGTGGGCCTGGCATTTGATATGGAAATGATGCTATTCAGTACTGGTGGAAAGGAGCGAACAGAGATGGAATTTAAACAAATTCTTATCAAAGCGGGTTTCAAAAGCTACACCATCTTCAAATTGCCATCTATTCAAAACATTATTGAGGCTTCCAAGTTCTAA